Proteins encoded by one window of Vitis riparia cultivar Riparia Gloire de Montpellier isolate 1030 chromosome 11, EGFV_Vit.rip_1.0, whole genome shotgun sequence:
- the LOC117924537 gene encoding 60S ribosomal protein L14-1-like: MPFKRYVEIGRVALVNYGKEYGRLVVIVDVIDQNRALVDAPDMVRCQMNFKRLSLTDIKIDIKRVPKKKTLIEAMNAADVKNKWENSSWGRKLIVQKRRASLNDFDRFKIMLAKIKRGGVIRQELAKLKKQTAS; this comes from the exons ATG CCTTTCAAGCGGTACGTGGAGATCGGGCGAGTCGCTCTCGTCAACTACGGCAAAGAATACGGCAGGCTCGTCGTCATAGTCGATGTCATTGATCAGAATCGG GCTCTTGTGGATGCACCCGACATGGTGAGATGCCAAATGAACTTTAAGAGGCTTTCACTCACTGATATCAAAATTGACATCAAAAGGGTGCCTAAGAAAAAAACATTGATTGAAGCTATGAATGCCGCAG ATGTTAAGAACAAGTGGGAGAATAGTTCCTGGGGCAGAAAGCTGATTGTCCAGAAGAGGAGGGCCTCTCTTAATGACTTTGATAGGTTCAAGATCATGTTGGCAAAGATTAAG AGGGGTGGAGTGATCAGGCAAGAGCTGGCAAAGCTGAAAAAACAGACTGCATCCTAG